Within Salvia splendens isolate huo1 chromosome 21, SspV2, whole genome shotgun sequence, the genomic segment CGGAACCAGAAACGGCGtgacggttccgaaccgccggacGGTTCGGCGGTTCTCACGGTCCGATTCAGGTTCAATGAAATGCAAAACCGGAACTGTTGGTTCAGAACCGCCAGTTCAATAGTTATTGGTTAAACCGGTAGttcaactaaaattaaaaaaaaatatattttttatttataaaatttaatttttatatttaaaaattaatttttacaaataaatgaataaaagaaattcataatagcaCATAAAAATTCATActgttaccttaccgaaatcttTCAATAAGGTATCATTCCATACCGAAAATCATGGTATGCtgaaattcaatattttttgtattttgtcgATACGATAAGACCggtatttcaatatttttcctCAGTAGTGTCAGTGGAATGTAAgattcatattattagtagtatgtGTAAATGTAATGACACAAGccgtaaataaaatgatgtgtatgttatatattgtcttaaatttttttgaaatagagagtttttatttttagataatcagatcaaaatagaaagaatttctattttaaaaaaaatggaggaAATTCTTCGTGATCCTTGGAAATAATATCCGAATATAAAACTATAAACATATTTAATTCAACCAGCAAAAGACTTATTCTTGGACTACCTATCAAATCACACGGTGATATAAAATAGCCTAATACTTGAATACTACCCTCACTGGCCTCACACCGTACGAGAGCATGAAGGCGGGGGACAAGCTATTTGACAAGATTGACAATGTCATAGGCGGGTGCAAAATCGGCGTCGTCGTTTTCTCGCCGCTCTATTGCGACTCCTACTTTTGTTTGCACGAGCTTGCGCTCATGATGGACCTTAAGAGGAAGGTCATCCCCATCTGCTGCGACGCCAAACCCTCGCAGCTCCGCCTCGTTCATGATGGCACCATGTCACCTGAGGAGGTGATGAGGTTCCGCTCGGCCTTAGAGGAGGCCAAGCACACCGTCGGCCTCGACTTCGATTCTCTTAAAGGGTTAGGTTCTATCAACTATATAGAAAAgtgatcaaaacaaaaattgatCTCCAAACAAAACATAAACCAAATCCTGATCATGATATTTGTTAGTAtgatggtcaataattaaccaaaaacacggaaggtcgtTACTCTCTCAATACATGATTAAATGTCTTATATTTGattggcatgagttttaagaaattgtttaactttatacagtaaagtgggtagaaaaaattagtgaaatattgataaggctcatttcatacattggtttaagggtaaaatgtatgctacttgatcggtttatcgcgcaaaacaagtgttaaaatgtgcagaaaagccacttgaccaaggcagcaaggccgaactgaccaagcaagtacaaaaggcgaaaaaggacCAAGAgttgggggagttgatcaagggggagtaatcaagcagttaagaaGGGAACCACTGGCTTCTGGAAGAAGGCACGAGAGGGAATGAGCTGGAATTGGCGCACCATTTTGTtagcaaggacgacgttctagaaggggacacgtgctggaatatgagacgcaaggacgaagctgagtcatgaatctgttaccaaaaagcatcgtcattctagaagaacagcacgtagcaatcaatgagtcgctcactctcagaatgagcgaatattccctgacaAGATTGTTATCCAGCTGGggtcgaatcgagcttataaatagatgatgtgccaccacaagaaagaggagagactttactttccgtctagtttagcttagcttagttaactAGTGTAGTTCAGCTCAATAGCTTAGTTTAGATCAgttctctagtttagtttaggtagcttagttaaaagggcgaccgaagggagcgctgcagaatactcatttctgtctgcgttatcttaagtttcccgctgagattcttctcagtttttaccgctttcttagtttccgaagtgttaacttagtttaatttcacgttgtactcagtttttagtttaatcgaagttattttTTCGTTtacatcctcgcatttacttttccgttGTTAcatgcaattcacttgacccagtagttaaagttccattgatcaagctagctagtttaattctgcctagattaaatacagtagttaaaaactcccaagttaaagcgtggcagcagccaaccccccctgttcactactcacacactcgacacaccaacttctctgtgggatcgaccccgaacttgccgctttactgttaaagttgtgcaaattgggagttataaatattttcttgcgtgagtcggtttgaggattgatttgattaagtggcaacgacaatttgctaactgatccgaccggttcggttatcttccatataacttgattcAATTCCAATCCGACGATCCCGAGCtcaccaaaatggcgccgttgccggggaagcatagtgttactttatgtttgtgcgtagtacGTAGGTGTATATTGTCTTATTTCCTTGTTTTCACATTTATGTTTTTCACTGTAGATGAGAAGACACCAACGCGGTGGAtactggaatcacccctttctatacagagagactaatgctcattggagagtccaggaagccggcgttttcaccactcgttacagagcagcattagaagccgcagcagccgctgaacagaacgcaccaccaccaccataagAACGaacagaagcagagat encodes:
- the LOC121784282 gene encoding TIR-only protein-like: MKAGDKLFDKIDNVIGGCKIGVVVFSPLYCDSYFCLHELALMMDLKRKVIPICCDAKPSQLRLVHDGTMSPEEVMRFRSALEEAKHTVGLDFDSLKGLGSINYIEK